Proteins encoded in a region of the Nitrospirota bacterium genome:
- a CDS encoding sulfite exporter TauE/SafE family protein: MTPELFLFLVMSGAAVGFFSGLLGIGGGILMFPLLHYGPQVFGFDPIGVKNITGLTMVQGFFASLSAMLFYQKQGLVSRSLVLTLGLSLFVSSLIGSLISKAAPDSMLLFIFGALALIASGLMFIPRSYGRDEMTEDQVSFNRPAAIIIGLIVGFLVGLVGQGGAFITIPLMLYVLKIPMRVALGSTLAIGLFSATAGMIGKTAIGQIPFTMASAIIIGAIPVAKAGAMLGKKTKTQYLRWLLAALISATAVKIWMDIFR, translated from the coding sequence ATGACACCGGAACTCTTCCTGTTCCTGGTAATGAGCGGCGCTGCGGTCGGCTTCTTTTCAGGATTGCTGGGCATCGGAGGGGGGATCCTCATGTTCCCCCTGCTTCACTATGGCCCCCAGGTCTTCGGGTTCGATCCGATCGGCGTCAAGAACATCACCGGCCTCACCATGGTGCAGGGGTTCTTTGCCTCGCTTTCTGCCATGCTCTTTTACCAGAAGCAGGGACTGGTGAGCAGATCCCTTGTGCTGACCCTCGGCCTTTCACTTTTCGTCTCATCCCTTATAGGCTCGCTCATCTCAAAGGCAGCGCCGGACAGCATGCTGCTCTTTATCTTCGGTGCACTGGCGCTGATTGCCTCAGGCCTGATGTTCATCCCGAGAAGCTATGGCAGAGATGAAATGACCGAGGATCAGGTTAGCTTCAATAGACCTGCAGCGATCATTATCGGTCTGATCGTCGGCTTTCTGGTCGGCCTGGTCGGGCAGGGAGGAGCCTTTATCACCATACCGCTCATGCTCTATGTCCTGAAAATACCGATGCGCGTGGCATTAGGCTCAACGCTTGCCATCGGCCTTTTTTCCGCAACAGCGGGCATGATCGGCAAGACCGCAATAGGCCAGATCCCGTTTACCATGGCGTCTGCGATCATTATCGGAGCAATCCCTGTTGCAAAAGCAGGGGCAATGCTCGGCAAAAAAACAAAAACGCAATATCTTCGCTGGCTCCTCGCAGCCCTCATTTCGGCAACAGCAGTCAAGATCTGGATGGATATCTTCAGATAA